A genomic stretch from Plasmodium cynomolgi strain B DNA, chromosome 8, whole genome shotgun sequence includes:
- a CDS encoding hypothetical protein (putative), producing the protein MNEDLKLGSIIWPNFTSPFSISCYCMNEGCTVLSVGSYEGSIVLFKVGENASSARGGGSCASVAANANACANVGANACASFPASNETCVTRVDGVGAVFVSPGGRYKEEFKIGTGGGDKFNVAGKHPDRNETPVSSSLPASSSLPVSSSLPVSSSLRVSSISPGGGELGDTVHKASEVKLHRGDGRGKTKTEQVNGDGTSTYVYSGGRRDVQSGGEAEGGEVPGVEAPEVEAPGVEAPEVEAPEVEAPENRINFLPYCILLNNNNNTCSNSIVQLCFGLSCSSLIECISKEILISLHLDNCLYFWSLDEGRCFRIVKGFSFFIYNLRVLPDRRFILLCGDRKVLLMDLWGNKSREIIAHLTLDNYMEGSGYKGGDLEGEKGGRVNNGGRGEKGGIADTASNSNHCDNKGSARSGSYFVGDSIDRHHSSSSSSGEMNERVLIDVGDRELQGVAAGSCSEAIDGDEVVDGSEAAGEGAGAGAEEGGNEEGGAFSLKKKHGKRRNAKNLGGGTLRQNGGRQANSYATLEEQNFSAENLRNKNKKERGNHTENVRICCVATGLVPYLKEDNQRSLIQCFKLLKRKLYSSYKKKENFKRVMLHDNEADGSGNNSSTEHNEEYAKTMQDEINKKLNNLFSCPVFIVASLSNGDIICWDLTDFLSFYKGKCRFVIRIEKTELDLYNEIVSEIAENCIMDELLKINVHTSHDMNLKAHDRCVKCQDGYKQCNGLYLIEAKFISNLTPAEDWLEIATNGNSSRIGVIDSYVIILQETRLIIYERKDLSSMFVPLMDLFCPDYHQNSQKRRRRNPHWVGLQVVRRPLLRFSSGIFKSSGLKTKSFDVMQKLSKNSNIKSFFLMKVSKKYLGSHKSPIPIVIYKERICRRRNFLLNEEDDGEENRASNHNEGGSNYNNSNKFRIKINDSTEMTPSYLKSNFSTESIKSKTASNDQMMFSTNNLHEYINLTKSSTICRGTKGNKMNPIKKYAKCKDDLLFLFINRKNPYRITLFEGLLGSWFKTTKLEKIWLLPKRKRLMEGIKIVESGNGGISGGKKNEAVKVNSELGGEDNWDATAWLHMEHVLPPNIRRCSDLLTDLLHNKECTMQGEHSERGKMDRRGRSIVAYAIAERNHNIYIFLSFTNGYVISALINSYGKSSRGKINYLVGGSSKGDILIWDLRSFKLKKFIKACHFNYVRSIHSVIDENDPNREDTYSVNKKTESFWVLSCDASNNLILLNLNESNYDENNFAYLFCKNDRCRIAITTDEESLRKKEMEIRQKKKILFLNYMRSFFKKKGLYNYGKATERKDNLLHMLKIKKDLKIKLMKGFYYATSCTMSKPVGDSKGGFYNVRRKIHKKRKGHHGEIKNMINVCLYCSFKKLEKKNEINFKLINHVYINTFSSLLYITSLNNLVFIYEYDSGRFLRSLYDSDFASMCVVPTETCHMKLGVDVTSVRVLNRVRAGGSKVGGKVNTVVRGAVRGAVRGEDDDWSSSDGSSDRSSGRSNDRRKVRSGRGGVPQGSIPLAERGKENSEEVYHGAPPRKSTPRVKVHGGEKMYRSEKMHRSEKMRRSANERNPSSYIVKSQIPVISYVLFRDSNLSQKALPLTKFLFPFFLPPKCVHLCRELFSFLVSFPSIPFSLCIHGKESTLSTLIPMSTQIYYFSKMHSLKEGRCEGNVYVTISGGRRDRYEIQEKKRKEKFIIDSLHLDEPYIYNNKFKKKYFLSEEYKKKYLILGIKMGSLKRRCNDFMEFSKYKNLQMYRYDEGSSIFNVDPGGTLGVDPSGVVERQGETKKRELPHQEGESKKRELPHLEGEMLNNRRDRTQCRSNSGSDCSSADGSDRSNADGSDCSNADGTDRSNADLSNRNIADRSNRSNADRSNSPERPGSKEQPYGIHSQPVKGEGGGANRLIRNASSGTSCCLWNSVEDPKFFSTRARRKKYHMMQYNYYKDLRVRRRTVAGSTKWFLKYSDDEFSNYSSDKSSLYLYVKRDRHRRTPRLDHRGSHTHHVQTQRRSLAPHRELLFENNSVDVYCNSVYVKTLYSCFMLRFLSLWCSSSKGGRYDPATLFNFRKYIIENLPESNTLNLFLLSYISMYPYDKSIRIQLQRFMCTVIANVKDKTLDKYAKTSTEILRINNKKKRIIEKNMDEISLYDTTGTYVITIIIPKVGSFFFYPYIYADEICLTLLLLLLLVKSHYLRNSKTFYTNASMITLIVHHICYYIFVDTQYLIEKDNKFNKFKLFHFIHLLSLSFSITWDFHVLVQRGIFTSNMKNMSYLSFNLHLKKEDFTLNERMIDENYFKALKDYYILGGAPPGETLPGGGAAAGGGAPSAPTGATPTAAAGGGAPFLGAAMPIAGSDKTLGNSVSEINLKNYLDDFVGCTDNGKVGGELESEREEQLSLNSYENVFSDVHSEGRSAFLGKSNEALDIGTTGSAPSQIVVGVVNQVSSSDQIHPVESISRGQSYYNELYNLSCDESKIKMAQMNRKKKSQINEHNYINICHFILNIFDLYTLFHE; encoded by the exons atgaatgaggATTTAAAGTTAGGATCGATTATATGGCCCAACTTCACGTCCCCCTTTAGCATTTCATGCTACTGTATGAATGAGGGGTGCACCGTTTTATCCGTGGGTAGCTACGAGGGCAGCATCGTTTTGTTTAAAGTTGGAGAAAATGCAAGTAGTGCTCGAGGGGGCGGTAGTTGTGCCAGTGTCGCTGCAAATGCGAACGCCTGTGCCAATGTCGGTGCCAATGCCTGTGCCAGTTTCCCCGCTTCGAATGAAACATGTGTAACTCGCGTGGACGGTGTGGGTGCCGTGTTTGTGTCGCCAGGTGGACGTTACaaagaagaatttaaaatagGCACCGGGGGAGGTGACAAATTTAACGTTGCGGGGAAACACCCCGATAGGAATGAAACCCCGGTGAGTAGTAGTTTGCCGGCGAGTAGTAGTTTGCCGGTGAGTAGTAGCTTGCCGGTGAGCAGCAGTTTGCGGGTGAGTAGTATTTCcccagggggaggagaactAGGCGACACTGTACATAAGGCTAGTGAGGTTAAACTGCATAGGGGAGATGGGAGAGGAAAGACAAAGACGGAACAGGTGAACGGTGACGGAACGagcacatatgtgtacagcGGAGGAAGGAGAGATGTCCAGtcggggggagaagcagaaggagggGAAGTCCCAGGAGTGGAGGCCCCAGAAGTGGAAGCCCCAGGAGTGGAGGCCCCAGAAGTGGAGGCCCCCGAAGTGGAGGCCCCAGAAAATAGAATAAACTTTCTCCCATATTGTATCCTCCTAAACAATAACAACAACACGTGTAGCAACAGCATCGTGCAGTTATGCTTTGGACTATCTTGCTCATCCCTCATCGAATGCATATCAAAGGAGATCCTAATATCGCTTCACTTGGATAACTGCCTATATTTTTGGTCTCTAGATGAAGGGAGATGTTTTAGAATAGTAAAGggtttcagtttttttatctacAATTTGAGAGTGTTACCAGATAGACGGTTTATTCTTTTGTGTGGAGATAGGAAGGTGCTTCTGATGGATCTTTGGGGGAATAAAAGCAGAGAGATTATTGCGCACTTGACATTGGATAATTACATGGAGGGGAGCGGTTACAAGGGGGGGGACTTGGAAGGAGAGAAAGGAGGAAGGGTAAATAATGGAGGCAGAGGAGAGAAAGGAGGCATCGCAGATACTGCTTCAAATTCAAATCACTGTGATAATAAAGGTTCTGCTAGAAGTGGGAGTTACTTCGTGGGGGATTCCATCGACAGACACCACTCTTCGTCTTCCAGTTCGGGGGAAATGAACGAGAGGGTGCTTATCGATGTAGGGGATAGAGAACTCCAGGGAGTAGCAGCAGGGTCGTGTAGTGAAGCAATCGACGGAGATGAAGTGGTCGACGGGAGTGAAGCAGCTGGGGAGGGTGCCGGTGCCGGTGCTGAAGAGGGAGGAaacgaagaagggggagccttttctctaaaaaaaaagcatggcaaaaggaggaatgcaaaaaacCTTGGTGGAGGCACTTTAAGGCAAAACGGGGGGAGACAAGCAAATAGCTATGCCACCCTGGAGGAGCAAAATTTTTCAGCAGAAAatttaagaaataaaaacaaaaaggagagaggTAACCATACAGAGAATGTAAGAATATGCTGCGTCGCAACAGGGTTAGTTCCATACCTTAAAGAGGATAACCAAAGGTCACTCATTCAGTGCTTTAAATTATTGAAAAGGAAGTTATACAgctcatataaaaaaaaggaaaattttaaaagggtGATGTTACATGATAATGAAGCAGATGGGAGTGGAAATAATTCATCCACGGAACATAATGAAGAATATGCAAAGACCATGCAGGATGAAATTAACAAGAAACTAAACAATCTTTTCAGTTGTCCAGTATTCATCGTTGCGTCCTTATCGAATGGAGATATTATATGTTGGGACTTAACtgattttttatcattctaCAAAGGAAAATGCAGATTCGTAATCAggatagaaaaaacagaactTGATTTATACAACGAAATTGTCAGTGAAATTGCAGAAAATTGTATAATGGATGAACTGTTAAAAATCAATGTACACACATCTCATGATATGAATTTAAAAGCACACGACAGATGTGTGAAGTGTCAGGATGGGTATAAACAGTGCAATGGGTTGTATTTGATAGAAGCTAAGTTTATTTCTAACCTCACTCCTGCTGAGGATTGGCTCGAAATTGCTACGAATGGGAACTCCAGTCGTATAGGGGTCATAGATAGCtatgttataattttacagGAAACGAGATTAATCATTTATGAGAGGAAGGACCTTTCCTCTATGTTTGTTCCTTTGATGGATTTGTTTTGTCCGGACTACCACCAGAATTCGCAGAAGAGGAGGCGCAGGAACCCCCACTGGGTGGGCCTGCAGGTTGTGCGTCGTCCCCTGCTGAGGTTTTCCTCGG GTATCTTCAAAAGCAGCGGACTGAAAACGAAATCCTTCGACGTGATGCAGAAGCTGTCCAAGAAT TCAAACATAAAGTCCTTTTTCCTAATGAAGGTATCGAAGAAGTACTTGGGTTCACATAAGAGTCCCATCCCTATAGTGATATACAAGGAACGCATATGTAGGAGAAGGAATTTCCTATTaaatgaggaggacgacGGAGAGGAAAACAGAGCGAGTAATCATAACGAAGGAGGGAGTAACTACAACAACAGTAATAAGtttagaataaaaataaatgacagCACAGAGATGACTCcaagttatttaaaaagtaatttttcaaCAGAATCAATAAAATCCAAGACTGCTTCCAACGATCAGATGATGTTTTCCACCAACAACCTTCATGAATATATTAACTTAACAAAAAGCAGTACCATCTGTAGAGGTACCAAGGGGAATAAAATGAACCCTATTAAGAAGTATGCTAAATGCAAGGatgatttattatttctttttataaatagGAAGAACCCTTATAGAATTACTCTCTTTGAGGGGTTACTTGGTTCCTGGTTTAAGACGAccaagttggaaaaaatttggcttttgccaaaaaggaagagactCATGGAAGGGATAAAAATTGTGGAGAGTGGAAATGGTGGCATCtctggtggaaaaaaaaacgaagccGTTAAAGTGAACTCAGAACTTGGGGGGGAAGATAATTGGGATGCTACTGCGTGGTTGCATATGGAGCATGTCCTTCCGCCCAACATACGTAGGTGCAGTGATCTGCTAACAGATTTATTGCACAATAAGGAGTGCACTATGCAAGGTGAGCATAgtgaaagaggaaaaatggaTAGGAGAGGTAGATCCATAGTGGCCTACGCAATAGCAGAACGGAATCAcaacatatacatttttttaagctttaCTAATGGGTATGTTATAAGTGCGTTAATTAATTCTTATGGAAAATCCTCTCGAGGAAAAATC AACTACCTGGTAGGGGGGTCTAGCAAAGGAGATATTTTAATATGGGATCTAAGAAGTTTTAAATTGAAGAAGTTTATTAAGGCTTGCCATTTTAACTACGTGAGAAGCATCCACAGCGTTATCGATGAAAATGACCCCAACAGAGAAGACACATATtcagtgaacaaaaaaacggaatCATTTTGGGTTCTAAGTTGTGATGCTAGTAACAATCTGATTCTTCTCAATTTGAATGAAAGCAACTacgatgaaaataattttgcatatctgttttgcaaaaatgatagATGTAGAATAGCTATAACGACAGATGAAGAATCGTTAAGGAAGAAAGAGATGGAGattcgacaaaaaaaaaaaattctctttctaaattatatgagaagcttttttaaaaaaaaaggattatacAATTATGGAAAAGCTACGGAAAGGAAAGACAACCTATTGCACAtgctaaaaattaaaaaagatttaaaGATAAAGCTAATGAAAGGTTTCTATTATGCTACCTCGTGCACTATGAGCAAACCTGTTGGTGATTCCAAAGGAGGCTTCTACAatgtgaggagaaaaatccataaaaagaggaagggaCATCATggggagataaaaaatatgatcaatGTATGCCTTTACTGTTCTTTTAAGAAActagagaagaaaaatgaaattaattttaaattaataaatcaTGTGTATATTAATACCTTTTCGTCGCTGTTGTATATCACTTCGCTGAATAACTTGGTCTTCATTTATGAATATGACAGCGGGCGCTTCCTGCGATCTTTGTATGATTCGGACTTTGCTTCCATGTGCGTGGTCCCCACGGAGACGTGCCACATGAAACTGGGCGTGGACGTCACTTCGGTGCGCGTCCTCAACAGGGTGCGCGCGGGTGGCAGCAAGGTTGGCGGGAAGGTTAACACCGTAGTTCGCGGGGCAGTTCGCGGCGCAGTTCGTGGAGAGGATGACGACTGGAGCAGCAGCGATGGGAGTAGCGACCGAAGCAGCGGCAGGAGCAACGATCGACGAAAGGTCAGAagcggaagaggaggagtTCCCCAAGGAAGCATCCCCCTCGCGGAGCGCGGAAAGGAGAATAGCGAAGAAGTATACCACGGTGCCCCCCCAAGGAAGAGCACCCCCCGCGTAAAAGTGCATGGTggcgaaaaaatgtatagaagcgaaaaaatgcatagaagcgaaaaaatgcGTAGAAGCGCAAATGAGAGGAACCCCTCCAGCTACATCGTGAAGAGCCAAATACCAGTCATAAGTTACGTTCTATTCAGAGACAGCAATTTGTCCCAAAAGGCCTTGCCTTTGACgaagtttttatttcctttttttttgccacccaAATGTGTGCATCTTTGTAGAGagttattttcctttctaGTGAGTTTTCCTTCGATTCCATTCTCGTTGTGTATTCACGGAAAGGAATCCACGCTGTCAACGTTGATCCCGATGTCGACTCAGATATATTACTTCTCCAAGATGCACTCACTAAAGGAGGGTAGATGTGAGGGAAACGTTTATGTGACCATTAGTGGAGGAAGGAGAGACAGATACGAAAtccaagagaaaaaaagaaaagaaaaatttattattgaTTCCCTACACTTGGATGagccatatatatataataacaaatttaaaaaaaaatatttcttaagtgaagaatataaaaagaagtacCTCATTTTGGGAATTAAGATGGGGAGTCTCAAGCGACGGTGTAACGATTTTATGGAGTTTTCcaagtataaaaatttacagatGTATAGGTATGACGAGGGGAGCAGCATCTTTAACGTGGATCCGGGGGGAACTCTAGGTGTTGATCCTTCTGGGGTGGTAGAACGTCAGGGAGagaccaaaaaaagggaattgcCGCACCAGGAGGGAGAGTCGAAGAAAAGGGAATTACCGCACCTAGAGGGAGAGATGCTCAACAATCGCCGTGACCGCACACAATGTCGTAGCAACAGTGGGAGTGACTGCAGCAGTGCCGATGGTAGTGACCGCAGTAATGCCGATGGTAGTGACTGCAGTAATGCCGATGGTACAGACCGCAGTAATGCCGATCTTAGTAACCGCAATATTGCCGATCGTAGTAACCGCAGTAATGCCGATCGTAGTAACTCTCCTGAGAGGCCCGGCTCTAAGGAACAACCTTATGGGATACATAGCCAACCGGTTAAGGGCGAAGGAGGGGGTGCAAACAGACTCATTCGAAACGCCTCTTCAGGTACCAGCTGTTGTCTGTGGAATAGTGTAGAAGATCCAAAATTTTTCAGCACTCGagcgaggaggaagaaatatcACATGATGCAGTACAATTATTACAAAGATTTGAGGGTACGTCGGAGAACCGTGGCGGGATCGACCAAGTGGTTTTTGAAATACTCAGATGATGAATTCTCCAATTATTCGTCGGACAAGTCTAGTCTATACTTGTATGTGAAGCGTGATCGACATCGTCGCACCCCACGGCTCGATCATCGTGGTAGCCATACTCATCATGTGCAAACTCAGCGGAGAAGTCTGGCACCTCATCGGGAACTCCTCTTCGAAAACAACTCCGTGGATGTGTACTGCAACAGTGTGTATGTGAAGACGTTGTACTCCTGCTTTATGTTGCGATTTCTAAGTTTGTGGTGCTCGAGTagcaagggggggaggtaCGACCCCGCTACGCTGTTCAACTTTAGGAAATACATAATAGAGAACCTACCCGAGAGTAACACGCTGAATCTGTTTCTACTGAGCTACATATCTATGTACCCATACGACAAGAGCATACGAATACAGTTGCAGAGGTTTATGTGCACCGTGATAGCTAATGTAAAGGACAAGACTTTGGATAAATATGCTAAAACATCCACAgaaattttaagaataaataataagaaaaaaagaattatagaaaaaaatatggatgaAATATCGTTATATGACACGACAGGGACCTATGTGATTACAATTATTATACCAAAAGTGggatcctttttcttttacccATACATCTATGCTGACGAAATTTGCCTTACTCTATTATTACTACTACTTTTGGTGAAATCACATTATTTAAGGAACTCAAAAACGTTTTATACCAATGCCAGTATGATAACCCTAATTGTGCATCACATTTGTTACTACATTTTTGTAGACACACAATACCTAATCGAGAAGgataataaatttaacaaatttaaattatttcactTTATTCACTTGCTTTCGTTGAGTTTTTCTATCACGTGGGATTTTCATGTATTGGTTCAGAGGGGCATCTTCACTagcaatatgaaaaatatgtcatACCTTTCCTTCAatttgcatttaaaaaaggaagacttTACTTTGAACGAACGGATGATTGATGAGAATTATTTTAAGGCGCTGAAGGATTACTACATCCTTGGGGGGGCACCTCCAGGAGAAACGCTTCCTGGCGGTGGCGCTGCTGCTGGTGGTGGtgctccttctgctcctACTGGTGCTACCcctactgctgctgctggTGGTGGTGCCCCCTTCTTGGGGGCAGCCATGCCCATTGCAGGGAGCGATAAAACGTTAGGCAATTCCGTgagtgaaataaatttaaaaaattacctgGACGATTTTGTCGGGTGCACAGATAACGGAAAAGTGGGAGGAGAGCTTGAATCGGAGAGAGAAGAACAGCTCTCACTAAACTCTTATGAGAATGTGTTTTCTGATGTACACAGTGAAGGGAGGAGTGCATTCTTGGGAAAATCGAACGAAGCTCTAGATATAGGGACAACTGGGTCAGCCCCATCCCAAATAGTAGTTGGAGTAGTTAATCAGGTGAGTTCATCAGACCAAATTCATCCCGTAGAATCCATAAGCAGAGGACAAAGTTATTACAACGAATTGTACAACTTATCATGTGAtgaaagcaaaataaagatggcccaaatgaacagaaaaaagaaatcacaaataaatgaacataacTACATTAACATATGtcactttattttaaatatcttCGATCTATACACACTCTTCCATGAATAA
- a CDS encoding hypothetical protein (putative) has protein sequence MNQVDDYEYFCHSCEDVKRTSDIEIIYDGEIKCKSCNHVGFVEKIDEDDPLSFHSINSNRERRNMNEEGGGASNDYANNLHTPSGNDSGGGRGSTAEGSANNRGSNRQGNRSNSSGFFGTSENFFNDLMMFRNVYQQMFNTNLRPTDADIHFTANFGTPAAEGGMPDSAPRNDAQDRVFFGRNYIYNNGGADSGSGVGGFGALGGFGGFSGLGGFSGFTGVGGAGVSGAGVSGSGVSGSGGVGRVASDSGGNGTNGSSVNASGGASRNPRSPRIITRAIDITNIPLNSPIRLNFHDLIDNILTNSFDNISLDQVLTIIMESDPSRNGPPPASEAIIKNLKVEVLTKERAEELESCAICREEYKENDEVHRITDNERCRHVFHCSCIIPWLKERNSCPTCRFELPTDDQEYNCKREELRERINSEISRNNTFSNSNGVNVENISVSNSAVGRNDVGGGSNGCSQGNNEREGAQGEKDNEAAQGNNDSEAAQGNNDNEGASGKEEFPEYDINMVEGFASAQTQSIIQNIFNTFILGNNDTNRGSGFVSGPQVFARSSNRNSDSRNVHEWGQERAGEGRVEEGPTGEGSASNRSGANKSGTNRSGTSHGEEGNNTGSNNNSSDNISSGNTNQNHSGGINTNGLRVRSRGYEPVPSGLNVIDNMFDPARMFDVDNSFNLGQEVGLDIMGDPTLGVMRSTKISRTTEHERTTGTDPANPLDLGVDGFETSAFMNAAHAYVTSGGNDSPQQERGFVDGVLSENGCRERDLDAGGPVSQSVPRNMDKSCNVQYDEGPSSSTSITGVVDANRTNGATCKDKGKEDPMGDATLGDSCAKRDGCSSRPSVKDSSSSNPKDKESRSGSVKSASKKNEKRIYEKVSSAYSNGSNSNNSSGQCKESDVEKENLRKKSKNSQHVDGRNNFSSCNGVEEDSVGGAPSSRAPGEAAAEEVAKEVAGEVAEEAADARNSQKKQSTVKKYLFDRLHWLKGYDGKDKKRGEKEHDASEGVGLEENGDNVANVASGGNDASGASEANAPEGGGNQKCSPRGIHRNQ, from the exons ATGAATCAGGTTGATGATTATGAGTACTTTTGTCATAGTTGTGAAGATGTGAAACGAACTAGCGATATCGAAATTATATACGATGGGGagataaaatgtaaaagctGTAATCACGTGGGCTTTGTGGAGAAAATTGATGAAGATGACCCCTTGAGTTTTCATTCGATTAATTCGAATAGGGAGAGACGGAACATGAACGAAGAAGGTGGTGGTGCTAGCAACGATTATGCGAACAATTTACACACTCCTTCGGGGAATGATAGTGGTGGTGGGAGAGGTTCCACCGCGGAGGGCAGTGCGAACAATCGTGGAAGCAATAGACAAGGTAACCGAAGCAATAGCAGCGGCTTCTTCGGGACGAgtgaaaacttttttaacgATTTGATGATGTTCAGAAATGTGTATCAGCAGATGTTCAACACGAATTTGAGACCTACGGATGCGGACATTCATTTTACCGCCAACTTTGGTACCCCCGCCGCAGAGGGGGGAATGCCCGATAGTGCACCTCGAAATGATGCGCAGGATAGGGTCTTCTTCGGCAGGAACTACATATACAACAATGGCGGCGCTGATAGTGGAAGTGGGGTTGGCGGGTTTGGCGCTTTGGGCGGATTTGGTGGATTTAGCGGATTGGGCGGATTTAGCGGGTTTACCGGAGTTGGCGGTGCCGGAGTGAGCGGTGCCGGAGTTAGCGGTTCCGGAGTTAGCGGTTCCGGAGGTGTTGGCCGGGTCGCCAGTGACAGCGGAGGGAACGGTACTAATGGCAGCAGCGTGAATGCCAGCGGGGGGGCCAGCAGGAACCCCAGGAGTCCCAGAATTATCACGAGGGCCATTGACATCACCAACATCCCCCTGAACTCACCAATCAGATTAAATTTCCATGACCTCATAGATAATATTCTAACAAATTCATTCGACAATATTTCTCTAGATCAAGTGTTAACAATAATTATGGAGAGTGATCCATCGAGAAATGGACCCCCACCAGCATCTGAAGcaattatcaaaaatttgaaagtgGAAGTATTAACGAAAGAAAGAGCAGAGGAGTTAGAATCATGTGCCATATGTAGAGAagaatataaagaaaatgatgaGGTACATAGGATAACAGATAATGAGCGTTGTCGACATGTTTTTCATTGTTCATGTATCATTCCGTGGTTGAAAGAAAGGAATTCTTGTCCCACTTGTCGCTTTGAGCTTCCCACCGATGATCAGGAATACAACTGTAAGAGGGAGGAACTACGGGAAAGAATAAACTCCGAAATTTCTCGCAACAATACGTTTAGCAATTCTAACGGTGTTAACGTGGAGAATATTTCTGTGAGTAATAGTGCGGTTGGCAGAAATGACGTTGGTGGAGGTAGTAATGGCTGTTCACAGGGGAACAACGAAAGAGAGGGTGCACAGGGGGAAAAGGACAACGAGGCTGCACAGGGGAACAACGACAGCGAGGCTGCACAGGGGAACAACGACAACGAGGGTGCATCGGGGAAGGAGGAGTTTCCTG AATACGACATCAACATGGTTGAAGGTTTTGCATCTGCACAAACGCAGAgcattatacaaaatattttcaatacgTTTATACTTGGAAATAACGACACGAATAGGGGAAGCGGGTTTGTCTCTGGTCCGCAAGTGTTTGCCAGAAGCAGCAACAGAAATTCGGATAGCCGAAATGTACATGAATGGGGTCAGGAGAGAGCAGGCGAAGGTCGCGTGGAGGAGGGGCCCACTGGAGAGGGAAGCGCGTCCAACAGGAGCGGCGCGAATAAGAGCGGCACGAACAGGAGCGGCACGAGCCATGGTGAGGAGGGAAACAACACCggtagtaataataattcgAGTGATAACATAAGCAGTGGCAACACAAACCAGAACCATTCAGGAGGTATTAACACCAACGGATTACGTGTAAGGAGCAGGGGGTACGAACCCGTACCCAGCGGACTCAACGTAATAGATAATATGTTCGACCCAGCTAGGATGTTTGACGTTGATAATAGTTTTAATTTGGGGCAAGAGGTTGGTCTAGACATCATGGGAGATCCAACATTGGGGGTGATGAGGTCGACGAAGATTAGCAGGACGACCGAGCATGAGCGTACGACCGGGACCGACCCGGCGAACCCATTAGACTTGGGAGTCGACGGATTTGAGACCTCTGCTTTTATGAATGctgcacatgcatacgtgACTAGTGGGGGAAATGATTCCCCTCAGCAGGAAAGAGGATTCGTGGATGGCGTATTAAGTGAAAACGGATGCAGGGAAAGAGACCTAGATGCAGGGGGTCCCGTCAGTCAAAGTGTACCTAGAAATATGGATAAGAGTTGCAACGTGCAGTATGATGAAgggccttcttcttccacgAGCATCACTGGCGTGGTTGATGCTAATCGAACGAATGGTGCCACCTGTAAGGATAAGGGGAAGGAGGATCCCATGGGAGATGCCACACTTGGGGATTCGTGTGCAAAAAGAGATGGTTGTTCTAGTAGGCCCAGTGTAAAGGACAGCAGTAGTAGTAACCCTAAGGACAAGGAAAGCCGAAGCGGAAGCGTTAAGAGTGCATctaagaaaaacgaaaagagaATTTACGAGAAAGTTAGTTCAGCGTATAGTAACGGAAGCAACAGCAACAACAGCTCGGGGCAGTGCAAGGAGAGTGACGTCGAAAAGGAGAATTTGAGGAAGAAGTCGAAGAACAGCCAGCATGTGGATGGGCGGAATAATTTTAGCTCTTGTAACGGCGTTGAGGAGGACAGTGTCGGAGGTGCGCCCAGCTCGCGTGCAccgggggaagcggcagcGGAAGAGGTAGCAAAGGAGGTAGCAGGAGAGGTAGCAGAAGAGGCAGCGGACGCCAGGAATAGtcagaaaaaacaaagcacAGTGAAAAAGTACCTGTTCGATAGACTGCACTGGCTAAAAGGTTACGATGGCAAGGATAAAAAGAGGGGCGAAAAGGAGCATGACGCAAGTGAGGGCGTCGGTTTAGAGGAAAACGGGGATAATGTGGCGAATGTGGCGAGCGGTGGGAACGATGCTAGCGGTGCGAGCGAGGCGAATGCCCCTGAGGGGGGGGGCAACCAAAAGTGCAGCCCACGCGGAATCCACAGGAATCAATGA